In Aythya fuligula isolate bAytFul2 chromosome 27, bAytFul2.pri, whole genome shotgun sequence, a single window of DNA contains:
- the RETSAT gene encoding all-trans-retinol 13,14-reductase, with the protein MGPWALLAFGLVLLLLFLLLLLLLALLRWGCSRGPNPFAADARRPPAPLVTDKAARRAVLKAVFSADKVPAGLDAIVIGSGIGGLAAAVLLAKAGRRVLVLEQHGKLGGCCHTFSEKGFEFDAGIHYVGQMYEGSLTRFIVDQLTEGQLEWVPMPAAYDAVVLGEPRRSRAHRVLTGEKEYFNSLRERFPGETAAINKFEQLTKSVIRGMKAVGILKLLPLPLARLLCRSGLLPWLSPFCRMASRSLKDVVDGLTANAELRAILSYIFPTYGVLPSKASFSMHSILVNHYLHGAWYPKGGAGEIAFHTIPIIQRAGGNVLGRAPVQSILLDSQGKACGVTVKKGQELVKIFAPTIISDAGLFNTYERLLPAEARALPEIQSQLGMVKHGEAGFSVFVGLTGSSQELGLEATNYFVYPGNNLDEIMKRYLTASRDEAAKSIPFLFVTCPSAKDPTWEMRHPGKSTLAIVTFAKYEWFEEWKDKPVNKRGDAYEDLKKTFVDAVMEVVFKLYPNIEDKIEYISGGSPLTNQHYIASPRGEIYGIDHDTSRMQAEAIATMRPQTVVPNLYLTGQDVFMCGFMGALHGALFCASAVLNRNLHLDVLRLRKRAQAPTNDYKKRD; encoded by the exons ATGGGGCCGTGGGCGCTGCTCGCCTTCggcctcgtcctcctcctcctcttcctcctcctcctcctcctcctcgccctgcTCCGCTGGGGCTGCTCCCGCGGCCCCAACCCCTTCGCCGCTGACGCCCGGCGCCCGCCGGCCCCGCTGGTCACCGACAAGGCTGCCCGGAGGGCGGTGCTGAAGGCAG TTTTCTCGGCAGACAAAGTCCCCGCGGGGCTGGATGCCATCGTCATCGGCAGCGGCATCGGGGGCCTGGCGGCGGCCGTGCTGCTGGCCAAGGCCGGCCGGcgggtgctggtgctggagcagcacggcaagctggggggctgctgccacACCTTCAGCGAGAAGGGCTTCGAGTTCGACGCCG GGATCCACTACGTGGGGCAGATGTACGAGGGCAGCCTGACGCGCTTCATCGTGGACCAGCTGACGGAGGGGCAGCTCGAGTGGGTGCCCATGCCGGCCGCCTACGACGccgtggtgctgggggagccccgGCGCAGCAGGGCGCACCGCGTCCTCACGGGGGAGAAGGAATACTTCAACAGCTTGAGGGAGCGCTTCCCCGGAGAAACGGCTGCCATCAATAAGTTCGAGCAGCTCACGAAG AGCGTCATCAGAGGGATGAAAGCCGTAGGCATCCTGAAGCTGCTGCCCCTGCCGCTGGCCCGGCTGCTGTGCCGCTcggggctgctgccctggctcAGCCCCTTCTGCAGGATGGCTTCACGCAGCCTGAAGGACGTGGTCGACGGCCTCACCGCCAACGCCGAGCTCCGCGCCATCCTCAGCTACATCTTCCCCACCTATG GCGTGCTCCCCTCGAAGGCCAGCTTCTCCATGCACAGCATCCTGGTGAACCACTACCTCCACGGCGCCTGGTACCCCAAAGGGGGGGCCGGGGAAATCGCCTTTCACACCATCCCCATCATCCAGAGGGCCGGGGGCAACGTGCTGGGCAGGGCACCGGTGCAGAGCATCCTGCTGGATTCCCAGGGCAAAGCCTGCG GCGTGACCGTCAAGAAGGGGCAGGAACTGGTGAAGATCTTCGCTCCCACCATCATTTCGGACGCTGGGTTATTTAACACCTACGAACGGCTCCTGCCGGCGGAGGCGCGGGCTCTGCCTG AGATCCAGTCCCAGCTTGGCATGGTGAAGCACGGCGAGGCGGGTTTCAGCGTTTTCGTAGGTCTTACGGGCTCGAGccaagagctggggctggaagcCACCAACTACTTCGTCTACCCAGGAAATAACCTGGATGAAAT AATGAAGCGGTACCTGACTGCGTCCAGAGATGAGGCCGCCAAGAGCATCCCCTTCCTCTTTGTCACCTGCCCCTCGGCCAAGGACCCCACGTGGGAGATGAGGCACCCAG GTAAATCCACGCTGGCCATCGTGACCTTTGCCAAATACGAGTGGTTTGAGGAGTGGAAGGACAAGCCGGTCAACAAACGGGGAGATGCTTACGAGGACCTGAAGAAGACCTTTGTGGACGCCGTCATGGAGGTTGTCTTCAAACTCTACCCCAACATTGAGGACAAG ATCGAGTACATCTCTGGGGGGTCGCCCCTCACCAACCAGCACTACATCGCCAGCCCCCGGGGGGAGATCTACGGCATCGACCACGACACCAGCCGCATGCAAGCCGAAGCCATAGCCACCATGCGGCCACAGACGGTTGTCCCCAACCTCTACCTGACAG GGCAGGACGTCTTCATGTGTGGCTTTATGGGAGCCCTGCACGGAGCCCTCTTCTGCGCCAGTGCCGTCCTCAACCGCAACCTCCACCTGGACGTGTTAAGGCTGAGGAAGCGCGCGCAGGCCCCCACCAACGACTACAAGAAGAGAGATTGA
- the ELMOD3 gene encoding ELMO domain-containing protein 3, producing MSAPPAPPEEPPLSPPAPGVSGIAAPTQPGLLQAFGGGTESSEEARRAREEWEALEEIQPGLPGKSGPVPLISFNEALQHFQTADLSACRKKIQATARRQGLAALLRFLFGPPRLQQQLQGERDLALAMAQCGLDDSEAVHMRILQTIYKKLTCSRLGCPRYGAHWEELGFQGADPGTDLRGTGMLGLMQMLHFVMDAQTLPLARQIFRLSHHETQNFPFCIMSVNITRIVLQALREECLSRECNRRQQVIAVLNDVYAAAFLQLYRVWKSQHKTIADSGFLLKELELSAKKKPKQLLKSLEAYVSRSPVADGIQRLSPPSGSSSISAGRAGEEINFTGVCDLQVELEGEPRLV from the exons ATGAGCGCCCCCCCGGCGCCGCCCGAGGAGCCCCCGCTGTCCCCGCCGGCCCCCGGGGTGTCAGGG ATCGCGGCTCCGACGCAGCCCGGCCTCCTGCAGGCGTTCGGGGGGGGCACCG AGAGCAGCGAGGAGGCGCGGAGAGCACGGGAGGAATGGGAGGCGCTGGAGGAGATCCAGCCAG GGCTGCCGGGGAAGTCCGGTCCCGTGCCCCTCATCTCCTTCAACGAGGCGCTGCAGCACTTCCAGACCGCCGACCTCTCCGCCTGCAGG aagAAGATCCAGGCAACGGCGCGCAGGCAGGGTCTGGCCGCTCTGCTTCGCTTCCTCTTcggccccccccggctccagcagcagctgcagggcgAGCGGGACCTGGCTCTCGCCATGGCTCAGT GTGGCCTGGATGACAGCGAGGCCGTGCACATGAGGATCCTGCAGACCATCTACAAGAAGCTGACCTGCTCCCGGCTGGGCTGCCCGCGCTACGGCGCGCACTGGGAGGAGCTCGGCTTCCAAG GTGCGGATCCGGGCACCGACCTGCGAGGGACGGGGATGCTGGGCCTGATGCAAATGCTGCACTTCGTCATGGACGCGCAGACGCTGCCTCTGGCTCGGCAGATTTTCAGGCTGTCCCACCACGAGACACAG AATTTCCCCTTCTGCATCATGTCCGTGAACATCACCCGCATCGTCCTGCAGGCCCTGAGGGAGGAATGCCTCTCCAG GGAGTGCAACCGCAGGCAGCAGGTCATCGCCGTGCTGAACGACGTCTACGCAGCCGCCTTTCTGCAGCTCTACCGGGTCTGGAAGTCGCAGCACAAGACCATTGCTGACTCCGGCTTCCTCCTGAAGG AACTGGAGTTATCCGCCAAAAAGAAACCGAAGCAGCTCCTGAAATCCTTGGAAGCCTACGTGAGCAGAAGCCCCGTGGCAGACGGCATCCAGCGCCTGTCCCCTCCCTCCGGCAGCAGCTCCATCAGCGCCGGCCGGGCTGGCGAAGAGATAAACTTCACGGGTGTCTGCGACCTGCAGGTTGAGCTGGAAGGGGAGCCCCGGCTGGTCTGA